A section of the Candidatus Binatia bacterium genome encodes:
- a CDS encoding DUF2442 domain-containing protein, with amino-acid sequence ERKHWRLIGNGEGIHWPDLDEDISVEGLLSGRASGESQRSFKAWLEAHRRPRSDTRIQPTRKKHARG; translated from the coding sequence GAGCGCAAGCACTGGCGTTTGATCGGCAACGGGGAGGGCATCCATTGGCCCGATCTCGACGAGGACATCAGCGTCGAAGGCCTGCTCAGCGGCAGAGCATCGGGTGAAAGCCAGCGTTCGTTCAAAGCCTGGCTTGAGGCGCACAGGCGTCCGCGCTCTGACACGCGTATCCAGCCGACGCGCAAGAAACACGCGCGCGGCTGA